A part of Miscanthus floridulus cultivar M001 chromosome 6, ASM1932011v1, whole genome shotgun sequence genomic DNA contains:
- the LOC136461105 gene encoding uncharacterized protein, whose product MDPNRSEWIAPYNELELRPRDAYVVSFVSFHEHGLGVLTDRFMRALPHYYGVELHNFNPNSIAQVAIFVVVYKGYLGIAPHWELWLHLFRGMRDVRSSPPPILEDVRRWMINRVHADMQKKWKDAKAMNRTKKILTREELDKRRRQQRKDGLPLEESLSSSLSMEASDGDDEGEVGQGPLDHLPNIVEVVPGALASSPALPGGGRADSGSAIARSGAKTDTPEARALGKCVVSPVGSAAAMEQVAVEATQLPPQRTEGVSGSIEDQLVPMDTEAMPLPPPPPLGTRVTVVKWLPPCSSRKRPAEVPTLVPLKALKVSPGSIAHWVASVQATLHHGVASARADPKEPASLGGATEAALTQEGEVAPPPHDGEACGSDVAKVPLAAETSGTEVPRVSQAGATETAAPGTIEAAAVGTRALATAEVTMAETGAPRTTEATMVEAEAPRITDANVIMAGLPA is encoded by the exons ATGGACCCCAACAGgtcagagtggatcgctccgtacaACGAGCTAGAGCTGAGGCCTCGCGACGCctacgtcgtgagctttgtcTCCTTTCATGAGCACGGCCTTGGTGTCCTaacggatcggttcatgcgggcactcccacactactatggcgtggagctccacaacttcaaccccaactccatcgcacaggtgGCCATCTTCGTTGTCGTCTAcaaggggtacttggggattgctccccattgggagttgtggctccatctctttcgG gggatgagggacgtgcgctcctctccgccacCTATTCTTGAGGACGTGAGGCGGTGGATGATCAACCGGGTGCACGCCGACATGCAGAAAAAatggaaagacgccaaggcgaTGAATCGCACAAAGAAAATCCTcacgcgcgaggagctggataagcgccgccgtcaacaaaggaaggatggtctcccgttggaggaatccctaTCGTCGTCGctgtcgatggaggcctcggacggggatgatgagggcgaggtggggcaaggtcccctggaccatctccctaacatagtggaggtggtgcctggggcgttggcaagcagcccggcactcccagGAGGAGGAAGAGCGGACTCAGGGTCGGcaattgcccgctccggggccaaGACTGACACGCCtgaggcgcgggcgttgggcaaatgcgtcgtcagcccggtgggctcggcggcggcgatggaacaagtggcggtggaggcgacgcaactacccccacagaggaccgagggggtgtcggggtccattgaggaccaaCTGGTGCCGATGGACACGGAGGCGAtgcctctgccaccgccaccgcctttggGGACGAGGGTCACTGTGGTGAAGTGGTTGCCACCctgctcgag ccggaagcggcctgcggaggtgcctaccttggtgcCCCTCAAAGCGCTCAAGGTTAGCCCTGGCTCCATCGCCCACTGGGTGGCATCGGTGCAAGCCACCCTGCATCACGGCGtggcatcggcgagggccgacccgaaggagccggcctctctaggaggggctaccgaggcggcccTGACACAGGAAGGGGAGGTAGCGCCTCCGCCCCATGATGGCGAGGCTTGTGGGTCAGATGTGGCCAAGGTTCCCTTGGCCGCCGAGACTAGCGGGACCGAGGTCCCTAGGGTTTCACAAGCCGGGGCGACAGAGACTGCGGCGCCCGGGACCATCGAGGCCGCTGCGGTGGGCACCAGGGCCCTCGCGACTGCTGAGGTCACGATGGCGGAGACCGGAGCCCCCAGGACCACTGAGGCCACGATGGTAGAGGCCGAAGCCCCCAGGATCACCGACGCTAACGTGATCATGGCGGGGCTGCCagcctag
- the LOC136461106 gene encoding uncharacterized protein, with product MAVPNYTYLKPKMLGPSGIIMIESTYEHAYDYDIECIEYAEALTKAETLIANLDQFSGEAPDSKHHTGMFEPAEAIKLISVDPACPNDWVLRISATLDIK from the coding sequence atggcagtccccaactatacctacctcaagcccAAAATGCTAGGCCCCAGTGgtatcatcatgattgagtccacgtacgaacatgcatatgactacgacatcgagtgcatcgagtatgccgaggctctcaccaaggccgagaccctcatcgccaacctcgaccaattcagtggcgaggcgcctgactccaagcatcacaCAGGGATGtttgagcccgcggaggccatcaagctcatctcggtcgaccccgcctgccccaacGACTGggtgctgaggatcagcgccaccctcgacatcaaatag
- the LOC136459300 gene encoding uncharacterized protein At5g19025-like, whose translation MAECRSLIEFLRAFEHHRRAADSSASACSRSRRAASSAAGASGSFCDSTPMAVVDAVMLLAVVTALGFLLIPYLKLLFLEMGALLHHPAASCLPVAAFFGAAVAVAAAVVAWELLGYHARKCGKPRCRGLKKAVEFDIQLETEECVRGRPGPAARSALLAAAGARPVELGDEQRELEAELRKMAPPNGRTVLIFRAPCGCPKGRMEVWGAKKVRRIKK comes from the coding sequence atgGCGGAGTGCCGCAGCCTCATCGAGTTCCTCCGCGCGTTCGAGCACCACCGCAGGGCGGCCGACAGCTCCGCCTCCGCGTGCTCCCGATCCAGGCGGGCGGCCTCCTCCGCCGCGGGGGCCTCCGGCTCCTTCTGCGACAGCACCCCGATGGCCGTGGTCGACGCGGTCAtgctcctcgccgtcgtcaccgcgCTCGGCTTCCTCCTGATCCCGTACCTCAAGCTGCTCTTCCTAGAGATGGGCGCGCTGCTCCACCACCCGGCCGCGTCCTGCCTCCCCGTCGCCGCCTTCTTCggggccgccgtcgccgtcgccgcggcGGTCGTCGCGTGGGAGCTGCTGGGCTACCACGCGCGCAAGTGCGGCAAGCCCAGGTGCAGGGGCCTCAAGAAGGCCGTCGAGTTCGACATCCAGCTCGAGACGGAGGAGTGCGTGCGCGGCCGCCCCGGCCCCGCCGCGCGATCGGCGCTGCTGGCCGCGGCAGGGGCGCGTCCTGTGGAGCTAGGCGACGAGCAGCGGGAGCTGGAGGCCGAGCTGCGCAAGATGGCGCCGCCCAACGGCCGTACCGTCCTCATCTTCCGCGCCCCCTGCGGCTGCCCCAAGGGCCGCATGGAGGTCTGGGGCGCCAAGAAGGTGCGCCGGATCAAGAAGTAA